A genomic segment from Dasypus novemcinctus isolate mDasNov1 chromosome X, mDasNov1.1.hap2, whole genome shotgun sequence encodes:
- the NR0B1 gene encoding nuclear receptor subfamily 0 group B member 1: MAGGDGPWRGSILYNMLLSAKQTRAAAPAPGAPLGLQCWGCACGAERPGGREGLPGGRPAALVYRCCFCGEDHPRQGSILYTMLTRAKQMPAAPEAPATRRGGSCWGCACGAERPGGRGGPGGGQAEAPVYRCCFCGEDHPRQGSILYSLLTSAKQTHVAPGAPEALPAGAWWARSYGAPRLGDREGLPGGPPVALLYGCCFCGEDHPRQGSELYSRPPSAKQTPAAPDEPEAQPGVPRWGPAWGVPRPVALKSPQVVCEVASAGLLKTLRFVKYLPCFQVLPLDQQLVLVRSCWAPLLMLELAQDHLHFETVETSEPSVLPTIFPARRREAAGDEPPGLLTPPSHLAPPPDAGPQPSAAEVQAIKGFFSKCWSLDISTKEYAYLKGTVLFNPDLPGLQCVKYIQNLQWGTQQILSEHIRMTHRGYQARFAQLNSALSLLRFINANVIAELFFRPIIGTVSMDDMMLEMLCAKL, translated from the exons ATGGCGGGCGGAGACGGCCCGTGGCGGGGCAGCATCCTCTACAACATGCTCCTGAGCGCCAAGCAGACGCGCGCCGCCGCCCCGGCGCCCGGGGCCCCGCTGGGCCTCCAGTGCTGGGGCTGCGCGTGCGGCGCCGAGCGGCCGGGGGGCCGAGAGGGGCTGCCGGGCGGGCGGCCCGCGGCGCTCGTGTACCGCTGCTGCTTTTGCGGCGAAGACCACCCGCGGCAGGGCAGCATCCTCTACACCATGCTCACGAGGGCCAAGCAAATGCCCGCGGCCCCCGAGGCGCCCGCCACTCGGCGCGGGGGTTCGTGCTGGGGCTGCGCGTGCGGCGCCGAGCGGCCGGGGGGCCgaggggggccggggggcgggcAGGCCGAGGCGCCCGTGTACCGCTGCTGCTTTTGCGGCGAAGACCACCCGCGGCAGGGCAGCATCCTCTACAGCCTGCTCACGAGCGCCAAACAAACGCACGTGGCGCCGGGAGCGCCCGAGGCGCTGCCGGCAGGTGCGTGGTGGGCCCGCTCCTATGGGGCGCCGAGGCTGGGGGACAGAGAGGGGCTGCCGGGTGGGCCGCCCGTAGCGCTCTTGTACGGCTGCTGCTTTTGCGGCGAAGACCACCCGCGGCAGGGCAGCGAGCTCTACAGCCGGCCCCCGAGCGCGAAGCAAACGCCCGCGGCGCCAGACGAGCCCGAGGCGCAGCCGGGGGTCCCACGGTGGGGCCCGGCGTGGGGCGTGCCACGGCCGGTGGCCCTCAAGAGCCCCCAGGTGGTGTGCGAGGTGGCCTCGGCCGGCCTCCTGAAAACGCTGCGCTTCGTCAAGTACTTGCCCTGCTTCCAGGTGCTGCCCCTGGACCAGCAGCTGGTGTTGGTGCGCAGCTGCTGGGCGCCGCTGCTCATGCTCGAGCTGGCCCAGGACCACCTGCACTTCGAGACGGTGGAGACCTCGGAGCCCAGCGTGCTGCCGACGATCTTCCCCGCCAGGCGGCGGGAGGCCGCGGGCGACGAGCCGCCCGGCCTGCTCACGCCGCCGTCGCACTTGGCACCGCCGCCCGACGCCGGCCCACAGCCCTCGGCCGCCGAGGTCCAGGCCATCAAGGGCTTCTTTTCCAAGTGCTGGAGCCTGGACATCAGTACCAAGGAGTACGCCTACCTCAAGGGGACCGTGCTCTTTAACCCGG acCTGCCAGGTCTGCAGTGCGTGAAGTACATCCAGAACCTTCAGTGGGGTACTCAGCAGATTCTCAGTGAACACATCAGGATGACGCACAGAGGCTACCAGGCCAGATTCGCCCAACTGAACAGTGCCCTTTCCCTGCTGAGATTCATCAATGCCAATGTCATTGCAGAACTGTTCTTCAGGCCCATCATTGGCACCGTCAGCATGGATGATATGATGCTGGAAATGCTCTGTGCGAAGTTATGA